The Diceros bicornis minor isolate mBicDic1 chromosome 19, mDicBic1.mat.cur, whole genome shotgun sequence genome contains the following window.
CAGATCCTTGGAAAAGTAACTAAACCTCTTAAACCAGAGTGAAGAAAAGAATAACAGCTGAATCCTTCGAGTCCACCAACACCAAGCTCACGCTGGTTTTCAGCACTGGCTACGAAGCTACTCACTGAACCGGGAAAGGAAACACCAACGCCGAGTCTTACCGCCACTTCCTGACATGTCATGCACACGACAAAACCCACCCAGGTGCCGGGAGTCTGTGGATAACTCCTGCCAGCTGGGCTCCCCATTACTACACCCCTCACACCCTCTAATTTGGAGAATACGTCCAATTGATCGCATATTGGTTATGCAGGTAAATGGTCTTATGCACACTCACCATACAAGAGAAGTAGGAACATGCTGAATTATCTGGTGCTTTTCAAAGTATCTCTACCTCTCTCCTAAGgttcttcttccagcttctgctaTATTTAACTATTAGTTACCTGAAGATTAAAACTCTCTTTCCCTCTAACTTATTTTTATCCTCAAAACTCAGAGGAAATGATGCTAAAAAAAGGTCACATCTGAAGACGACTAGGGAGACAGTTGAAACACACCACTTCTGGGATAAGGGGAGGACCCCCTTCACCTTCCCCATATGAACCGGGCAGCACGAAGGGGAAGTCTGGAGGCCACGGTGGTCGGCAGGTGCCACAGCAGTTCACCAGGTTGCTGTGACCGAATGACAGCCACCACCTGGGGAAGGTAAATGCTGCCCACAGCTCCTGCCCATGAACAGCAGCGCCCTCATAGACCCCCAGTGCAGGCAGAGGACAGCCGCACCACAGACACTGCAAGCTAGAGCCTCAGGGTACAGGGAGGACTGGACAAAGACGGCCCCAGGAATCAGAGGCGGGCCACCTGACCTACATGAGTAGCCGCAAGCTGCCTAACCTTGCTTGTCAAAGCAAACTGACTCCTCCAAATTCAGCTGCTAGTGGCATTTCTCTCCACCAAGCTCTGGGTACCAGAACACCCTGCCCCAGCACAAGGAATCCGCCGAGGGAGAACTGAGTCACAGCCGCCCTGGCAGCTGGAAGCCCCCACCTGAGGACGTGCAGAAGCCCTCAGAGGCAAGAGGAGCTCCATGCTCTTGGACACTGTCATCACCATCTCAGGACTCGTCCCGAGGGGTTAGTGGTTCTGTAAAGATCCACAAAATCAAGTCCTAGCACCATCGCCCAGTGACACTCTGCCATGAATTCAAACACACGTTTGCACCCCGAATTACAAGGGCACTCGGTCTCACTGGCtgccacttccaagctccccactGGGCAGGGGTCACCTGAGGCTGACCACGTACTCCCAGCCAAGGACTCCACCACaccaaggcacacagccatcaGCACTGGCCCCCCTCCCTCTTGGAAGTCCACTCCAGGCATACAGGGCTGGCAAAGTGCCCTCCAGCTGCAGGCACCAATGTGAGTGCCAGCACAACAGGGAAGTCAGCCCCCAAAACAAGAGGTCTGTTTGAGACGACTGAAACTTTTCAGAGGCCATTTTGGTCATTCTTGAAATCAAAGAGAAACCTTTATTTTCATCAAAACTGCCTAGAAGAGATGGTTCATTGATCCACTAGGAAAGTCTCTCACCACGTacagcaccaaaatatatatttaaaaaattaaaaaacacacagcccgccctcacacacacacctccccaaAAGCCACACAACGCAGACCAAAAGGGAAAACACATCAAACTCAATACCATCACACAAAACAAGTGTCTGAATTAGGATTTACAAATTTATATAGTCTTTCCTATGAAAAAGCAAAAACCAAGGGGGTAAGGAGAAACTCCCACGTGAGGGCCTGaggagactcagagaagtgaggACACGTGCTGTTGCCCACGTGCCCGCAGAGAGCAGAGGGACCGCCAGTGCTGCTCGTGTACTTGGTGGAGCCCGAGTGTAGCCGCAGTCCCCAGGAACTCAGCTCTCGACGCAAAGGAACCCTTCAGCAGCCACCACACCGTGCCAGGAGCACAGTGCCAGCCACTGGCACCTCCAGACGCGCCGCAGGCAGAGGCGGATCAGACTGCCAGAGACAGTGTCTTCCACTGCGAGTCTTCCAGCGCTTCAAAAGGccatttttccctttaaaaaagatGCCGGGTCAAAAAAAAGTAAGAGGGGGAAAGAGTTCTCTACTGCAGTAAAAATCTTTTAGTCGCAGACGGGCCAACGAGCCCGCTGGGTGAGGCGCGGCGTCCACCACACAGACTCTACTTGGGCTCCTCAATCACACCTTTGCTGAGGTCTGTCATTTTGGGATATTTTACTTTCTTCTGGTCCAGCTCATTCTGAGCCCAAAGGAGTAGTTTCAGTAATTTTGCCAGCTTGGGTGTTGACTCACGATTTTCATAATCTAGAACAGCCTGGTTAACTTCACTCCACACCTAGAAAATAAATACGTCCAATAAAAACCACCACACATGCAGAGCACCAGCAAAAGAGTCTGTTACAATATGCATTTTATACCTCTCAGAAACCATTTTTACACGAGAAGCTGGTGACCTATTTAAGCAAACAAGAAGCCGGAATCCGTGAGGCACTCTGGAGGAGCTGGAACACACACTCCTCGCCCAAAGGAGCTCACGGTCTGCTCGGCGATGCCACACCTGGCCTGGAGGGTGGTTACATGCCAAGagccagggagagaggaaagaccaGGGCGAGGGGGATAGGAGGTCCATCCCAGCAAGCCTCAAGGACACCTGGAGTGGACCTTGGGGCCGCACTCCTTCCAGCACAGTGGAGGGCGAGGGAGACAAGGGAGCTGCTTCTGGGAGTCGCGCCACCACGTGGGCTGGAACATAGAAGTAGCAGTGAGGAGAGGAAGCTTCAGAAGCGAATACGGGATTTTAAGTAAAAAACACTTAGAACACCTATCTCTAAGAGTCTCCAAATAAACAGGAAGAAGGTtaagataaatgagaaaaattggcaaaaagGCTTGAATATTATAAAGTCAGACATTCTGCTGTTCCTAgtttaacacaataaaagattaaaaattagagaagaattgaTGCTGTCACACCATACATGCCCAGAAATTATGTGTCTCTCATTCTACACCACAAATTCACCACACATTGTTTGTTGAAAATTCCATTAAGGGTGAAAAGGAAGACTTTCCTTTCACGGATCTTTACCTTCTGTCTCTGCATCATATTCAGGAGGTCTCCGAAGGGTGACTCTTCAGGGTTATCGAAGGCCAGCAGGGCCAGCGTGCGCTCCATTTCTGTCAggcactctctgctctcctcgcCTTGCTCCGCCAACTGGGTCTGGGCGAACTCCAGCGCCGCCTCTGTCTCACGCTGGCGGATCAGCTCGATCAGGTGCTGTTGCTAGTCATGGGTAAAGGCAGACAGgctcacacaccacacacccagGCAAGCGATACCCGGCGAGGGGCATTTGTTTCTGTCCATCTTAAAGGACAATTTCCTAGCATCTCTGAGTCactaaatttgcatttttaaagcaaGAACTGGCTTCTGAAATACGTAAGACAACAGCTAACTCAAACCCCTCCCCCacataaattaaaacaatattctaTTAATGCAGATTAGCCTCATTACTTCTGAATCGTTGCAAATAATCTTAACGAGTGTCTACGAACCAGATGCCTCTCAACCGAAACTCACTTGCAGGTGGAAGTACAGATACCGGTTCGTGTCCAGGAGTTCTGGATGGAGGCTGTTGATCAACGCAATAGCCTCCTGAATCTGGCCTTTCAGGATCATCTCACGGATTTTGATTCGCTCGTCAAGTGTTTCTAGATCCACACTAGGTTCGATCCCGGATTCCATTCGAAACTTTTCTGCTGCCTCCTTAAAGCCCTCTGAAAATGAAAACCATCTTCACTGCTTGGAAAGCTAGCAAGACATTAACACAAAGCCTTTTATCTCTAGAAAGCCCGTTTGCCTAGAGTAAGTCCCCTCCAACTTGACCCCTGCTCGTTCTTTGGGATTTGTTATCAACAGCTTTGTGATAAACTAGTCATGCCCGTGAGATACAGAGAATGAGAAGAGTGTACTCATTCCTCTCTACTCCATCCAAACAAACTCTAACCCACCAGCTACAGGGGAGAATGAATGCTAGGAAGCCCAATGTGTTGATGTGGGCTCCTTGAAGAAGGCTGCAATTCCAGGTAGGACGCAGAGAAACTGCAGATCTGGTCTAGGTGAGGCAAGACACACTGGCTATGCCCTCACAGTCGATAGGGACCTGCCACTCCCACCTTTAATGAGTCGACAATTCTCTTCAACATCAAAGCAGCGTTATGTgcctctctctacacacacactcacacgcacagCTATAGGCTGATATTTCCTCATCACCTTTCAAAAAAGGTCTTAACAGAGACTAACTGGGCATCGGGTACTGGGAACTAGTAGGAAGGAGACTTCCACCTTTTGGAAACATCTGGATTCTCTCACCACGTACAGAACTGCCCTTTCCTCTCCCACGTCAAGGAGAACTGAGTATCAGCCAGAGAgcacttttctttccttcctaggCTTGtgcccttctcccttcctcttttcaGTTGGGCACACCTTCTAGAAACAGTCCAGTATAATCTACCAGACTGGCCAGAAGAGATCAATTATTTGGGTTTTAAATGTACTTCACAACATTCTTAATTATCTTAATTAACGGTAAGAATGTCAGAGGC
Protein-coding sequences here:
- the GID8 gene encoding glucose-induced degradation protein 8 homolog, producing MSYAEKPDEITKDEWMEKLNNLHVQRADMNRLIMNYLVTEGFKEAAEKFRMESGIEPSVDLETLDERIKIREMILKGQIQEAIALINSLHPELLDTNRYLYFHLQQQHLIELIRQRETEAALEFAQTQLAEQGEESRECLTEMERTLALLAFDNPEESPFGDLLNMMQRQKVWSEVNQAVLDYENRESTPKLAKLLKLLLWAQNELDQKKVKYPKMTDLSKGVIEEPK